In a genomic window of Sporosarcina trichiuri:
- a CDS encoding vWA domain-containing protein, producing MGFANLYNSWTLIFPALLILYYLFRKRFYPQPVSSTLFWQPDRKEEHVSPFIRNLQRNALFYLQLLALLLFVWLLLGPYMKQDRTTGVPLVIVVDRSAAMLAAPDGEPLFDRHLREMHKLLDETQERPVTIIASGPDPETITSGQSVSAAAASLEGLTVNYADPSLRESVALARTLLGGKEGEVHIFTDKLDREEFSEETGETEWHVHANGDRADNQSIVRFGAVRRGGAVTAIAKLQNDADAELPGIIRLLDAVTGEQLAQQQVTGKPGEDEYITFKDIVTEAPAVTAELESADQYSADNTAFALLETGTPAVTVDTELHELLKKAVEAVRDDILIDDGKAAVPEDALRITRSSDVLAESRRPVLLFGRDDETAAEAEGSITVQEDPLFAIAPPTDMYVKEVYPPYDKYEVLAKVGEAPLIQRSPDGDIVFLADLESTDWPLQPSFPLFIWSAVHSLADGSESLGVFTPGQRKNVILSSAADLYDMDDSYISSTESANTLQAPVKPGIYKAADTESEKLLAVQLSESQHSVRTGDSYIAGKLGETAEHEQETVPILWPFVLPLLLLMSAEWEVQRRRGYPY from the coding sequence ATGGGATTCGCCAATCTGTATAACAGCTGGACGCTGATCTTTCCGGCGTTGCTGATCTTGTATTATCTGTTCCGGAAACGGTTTTACCCGCAGCCGGTCTCCTCGACCCTGTTCTGGCAGCCGGATCGGAAGGAAGAGCATGTGTCACCGTTCATCCGCAATCTCCAGCGGAATGCGTTATTCTATCTGCAGCTGCTGGCACTCCTTCTCTTTGTCTGGCTGCTGCTCGGACCTTATATGAAACAAGACAGGACCACCGGTGTGCCTCTCGTGATCGTTGTGGACCGGTCTGCTGCGATGCTCGCCGCTCCTGACGGTGAGCCGCTGTTCGACCGTCACCTGAGGGAGATGCATAAGCTGCTGGATGAAACGCAGGAGCGGCCGGTCACGATCATTGCCAGCGGACCGGATCCTGAAACGATCACTTCCGGACAGAGTGTTTCTGCAGCGGCGGCAAGCCTGGAGGGCCTCACCGTGAATTATGCAGATCCGTCGCTGCGTGAGTCGGTTGCGCTTGCAAGGACACTGCTCGGCGGGAAAGAAGGGGAAGTGCACATATTCACGGACAAGCTGGACAGGGAAGAGTTCAGCGAGGAAACCGGTGAGACGGAATGGCATGTCCATGCGAACGGGGACCGGGCAGACAACCAGTCGATTGTCCGCTTCGGGGCAGTCCGGCGCGGCGGTGCAGTCACAGCGATCGCAAAGCTTCAGAACGATGCGGATGCTGAACTTCCGGGGATCATACGCCTCCTGGATGCAGTGACAGGGGAACAGCTCGCACAACAGCAGGTCACCGGAAAACCAGGCGAGGATGAATATATTACATTCAAAGATATCGTAACGGAAGCTCCCGCTGTAACGGCAGAACTCGAATCAGCTGACCAATACTCAGCGGACAATACGGCATTTGCACTGCTGGAAACAGGCACACCTGCCGTGACGGTCGACACTGAACTGCATGAGCTGCTGAAGAAAGCGGTGGAAGCCGTCCGTGATGACATCCTCATCGATGACGGCAAGGCGGCAGTTCCGGAAGACGCCCTCCGTATCACCCGGTCTTCCGATGTCCTTGCGGAAAGCAGGCGGCCCGTCCTGCTGTTCGGCCGGGATGATGAAACGGCAGCGGAGGCGGAAGGCAGCATCACCGTGCAAGAAGACCCCCTATTTGCAATCGCGCCGCCAACAGATATGTATGTGAAGGAAGTGTATCCTCCTTACGACAAGTATGAAGTTCTTGCAAAAGTCGGCGAAGCACCGCTCATCCAGCGGTCGCCGGACGGGGACATCGTTTTTCTGGCGGACCTGGAATCTACGGACTGGCCGCTGCAGCCTTCGTTTCCGCTGTTCATCTGGAGTGCGGTCCATTCCCTGGCGGATGGATCGGAATCCCTCGGCGTATTCACACCCGGCCAGCGGAAAAATGTAATTCTTTCATCAGCAGCGGATCTCTATGACATGGACGATTCGTACATTTCCTCTACAGAATCCGCCAATACGCTGCAGGCACCTGTGAAACCGGGAATATACAAGGCGGCGGACACGGAATCCGAGAAGCTGCTGGCTGTGCAGCTCAGTGAGTCACAGCACAGTGTACGGACAGGGGATTCCTACATTGCCGGCAAGCTTGGGGAAACGGCGGAGCATGAACAGGAAACGGTTCCGATTCTGTGGCCGTTCGTCCTGCCGCTGCTTCTGCTGATGTCAGCCGAATGGGAGGTGCAGAGACGACGTGGATATCCGTATTGA
- a CDS encoding DUF58 domain-containing protein, protein MKPLLFPAKLAARLGRLAFNRRSGRLGHHKGTHLSKKSGASMEFSDFKEYHPGDDIRHIDWNVYARTDTYFIKQFLDEQEMRIHVLLDSSKSMDFGGKWPFAQQLAIGLGQIALKNGDTASLSRTPDPAVVRRKGARQADAWSARIAAFPVPEENTGLQEGIPSIPRGTTILFVITDALEPAEVLEQTFRKLKARCQDIRLLIVRSADEQQPAFEGDVRLIDAEQDTAAEVSMTAASVSAYTRRMEEHERRLLGHAGKYGISVLYTSPADGAEDVFTRQMRRAQWVR, encoded by the coding sequence GTGAAGCCGCTCCTGTTTCCCGCAAAGCTCGCCGCCCGTCTCGGACGGCTGGCGTTCAACCGGCGCTCAGGACGGCTCGGCCATCATAAAGGGACCCATCTGTCGAAGAAGAGCGGTGCGTCCATGGAATTTTCGGATTTCAAGGAATACCATCCGGGTGATGACATCCGGCATATCGACTGGAATGTCTACGCACGGACGGACACGTATTTCATCAAACAATTCCTTGACGAGCAGGAAATGCGCATCCATGTCCTGCTCGATTCAAGCAAGTCGATGGATTTCGGAGGCAAGTGGCCATTTGCGCAGCAGCTCGCCATCGGCCTCGGCCAGATCGCTTTGAAGAATGGGGATACGGCGTCGCTCAGCCGGACACCGGACCCGGCGGTGGTCAGACGGAAAGGCGCACGGCAGGCGGATGCCTGGAGTGCCCGTATTGCGGCGTTTCCGGTTCCTGAGGAAAACACGGGACTGCAGGAAGGGATACCGTCAATCCCCCGCGGCACGACCATATTGTTTGTCATCACGGATGCGCTGGAGCCTGCCGAAGTGCTTGAGCAGACGTTCCGGAAACTGAAGGCCCGCTGTCAGGACATCCGGCTGCTCATCGTCCGTTCCGCTGATGAGCAGCAGCCTGCTTTCGAAGGGGATGTTCGGCTGATCGATGCAGAGCAGGATACCGCAGCGGAGGTATCGATGACCGCCGCCTCCGTATCCGCATATACCCGGCGGATGGAGGAACACGAAAGGCGGCTGCTCGGACACGCGGGGAAATACGGCATCAGCGTGCTGTATACATCACCTGCAGACGGAGCGGAAGATGTTTTCACCAGACAGATGAGACGTGCACAGTGGGTGCGCTGA
- a CDS encoding AAA family ATPase, giving the protein MEVSMQHFEELSGQMEQVRKEIGRFIVGQQEAVDYTLLSIAAGGHALLEGAPGLGKTMLIRTIGEVLDLTFKRIQFTPDLMPSDITGTTLLERGEDGQQRFTFSEGPLFSQLVLADEINRATPKTQSALLEAMGEKTVTVLGQTYDMPTPFFVLATQNPIDLEGTYPLPEAQLDRFLCKINLPYPSADELKEIIRRTTGTETVRIEKKMTAGQVLEVQQLVREVVIAEDMIDYAVRLVTATQPQTGTGDDWSSYIQFGSGPRGLQSVIRLAKARAFLSGRVHVSIADIRTVAKPALLHRLQLNYEAEAEGITEEIFLDHVLGNLRKETAG; this is encoded by the coding sequence ATGGAAGTATCGATGCAACATTTCGAGGAACTGAGCGGACAGATGGAACAGGTGCGAAAAGAGATCGGGCGGTTCATCGTCGGGCAGCAGGAGGCGGTCGACTATACGTTGCTGTCCATCGCAGCAGGCGGCCATGCCCTGCTGGAAGGGGCGCCGGGTCTCGGCAAGACGATGCTCATCCGTACAATCGGTGAGGTGCTCGATCTGACATTCAAACGGATCCAGTTCACCCCCGATCTGATGCCGTCCGATATCACCGGGACAACATTGCTGGAACGCGGTGAGGACGGACAGCAGCGGTTCACCTTCAGCGAGGGGCCGCTGTTCAGCCAGCTCGTCCTGGCGGATGAAATCAACCGGGCGACACCGAAGACGCAAAGTGCACTGCTGGAAGCGATGGGAGAGAAGACGGTGACTGTCCTCGGACAGACCTATGATATGCCCACGCCCTTCTTTGTGCTTGCGACACAGAACCCGATCGACCTGGAAGGTACATACCCGCTGCCGGAGGCGCAGCTCGACCGGTTCCTCTGCAAAATCAATCTGCCGTATCCGTCCGCAGACGAACTGAAGGAAATCATCAGGAGGACCACAGGAACGGAAACAGTCCGTATTGAAAAGAAGATGACAGCCGGGCAAGTGCTCGAAGTCCAGCAGCTCGTGCGTGAGGTCGTCATCGCGGAAGACATGATCGATTATGCCGTCCGTCTGGTGACAGCCACACAGCCGCAGACCGGGACTGGCGATGACTGGTCCTCCTATATCCAGTTCGGGAGCGGTCCCCGCGGCCTCCAGTCGGTCATCCGGCTCGCCAAGGCGAGAGCCTTCCTGTCCGGCAGGGTCCACGTCTCCATTGCCGATATCCGGACAGTGGCCAAGCCGGCGCTCCTGCACCGCCTGCAGCTGAATTATGAAGCGGAGGCGGAAGGGATCACGGAGGAGATCTTCCTGGATCACGTGCTCGGGAATCTGCGGAAGGAGACGGCCGGGTGA
- a CDS encoding ABC transporter permease: MRAQFNNPVLAKEVKLRFRSAKSFTGILIYLAAMCLFVFGFIYTTTSLSGTIYFKPSESVVLFMFLTFIQLGLVLFITPGLTAGTISGERERQTLPMLLTTSQSSFQIISGKLLSSVLFLLLLIVAGLPVYSMVFLFGGISPVLLLKSLLFLFITLLSLGSLGVLFSTLIRRTTVSMIVTYGSMLFFTAVIPFLFLIIVQVKQMAALGSGTAGKSVAGFFLAAINPEIFFASLLAPEVGGMVEEVTQVQFPMWIVYVLFYGLIAVLSIWLATKRLRVNMKKPK, encoded by the coding sequence TTGAGAGCCCAGTTCAATAATCCTGTTCTCGCCAAAGAAGTGAAACTGCGATTCAGGAGCGCCAAAAGTTTCACGGGCATCCTCATTTACCTGGCGGCGATGTGCCTGTTCGTGTTCGGGTTCATCTATACGACAACGAGCCTGTCGGGCACCATCTACTTCAAACCGTCGGAGAGCGTTGTACTGTTCATGTTCCTGACGTTCATCCAGCTCGGACTCGTGCTGTTCATCACGCCGGGGCTGACGGCAGGCACGATCAGTGGCGAACGGGAGCGGCAGACACTGCCCATGCTCCTGACGACATCGCAGAGTTCATTCCAGATCATCTCCGGCAAACTGCTGTCTTCGGTGCTGTTCCTGCTGCTGCTGATTGTTGCCGGACTGCCGGTGTACAGCATGGTGTTCCTGTTCGGCGGCATCTCACCGGTGCTGCTCCTGAAGTCCCTGCTGTTCCTGTTCATCACCCTGCTGTCGCTCGGCAGTCTCGGTGTCCTGTTCTCCACACTGATCAGGAGGACGACAGTTTCGATGATCGTGACGTATGGCAGTATGCTGTTCTTCACGGCTGTCATCCCGTTCCTTTTCCTGATCATCGTGCAGGTGAAGCAGATGGCGGCACTCGGTTCAGGGACGGCCGGTAAATCGGTCGCAGGTTTCTTCCTGGCAGCCATCAATCCGGAGATCTTTTTTGCCTCATTGCTCGCCCCGGAAGTCGGAGGCATGGTGGAAGAAGTGACACAAGTGCAGTTCCCGATGTGGATCGTATATGTCCTGTTCTACGGTCTGATTGCCGTCTTGTCCATCTGGCTGGCGACGAAACGGCTGCGGGTGAATATGAAGAAGCCGAAATGA
- a CDS encoding ABC transporter ATP-binding protein, which yields MIEIRNLTKKYGNFTALDNLTLSLPEGTVFGFVGANGAGKSTTFLILSTLLQPTAGTVLIDGINITEKPDEIRRRIGYMPDFFGIYDQLKAHEYLDFYGASYGIPAADRPKLITDLLELVNLSDKRDTYVDSLSRGMKQRLCLARSLIHDPKVLILDEPASGLDPRARVEMRDILRSLRAMGKTILISSHILPELAEMCDEIGVIDGGRLIAHGSVPDIQAQLKGEKTVTVRFIGSAAAVVSVFEEDPAVSHIRQEAGEGMLSFTFKGNDEEQVRLLKNTVQSGVQIVSFSEDSADLEDVFMQITKGEDPIESPVQ from the coding sequence ATGATTGAAATCAGAAACCTGACGAAGAAATACGGCAATTTCACAGCGCTCGACAACCTGACATTATCCTTACCTGAAGGCACGGTATTCGGGTTTGTCGGAGCGAACGGTGCCGGGAAGTCGACGACGTTCCTCATCCTGTCGACATTGCTGCAGCCGACCGCCGGCACGGTTCTCATCGATGGCATCAATATTACGGAGAAACCCGATGAGATCCGACGGCGTATCGGCTACATGCCGGATTTCTTCGGCATCTATGATCAGCTGAAAGCCCATGAATACCTTGATTTCTACGGAGCGAGCTACGGAATCCCGGCAGCGGACCGTCCGAAGCTCATCACGGATCTGCTTGAGCTCGTCAATCTGTCCGACAAGCGCGATACGTATGTCGATTCCCTGTCACGCGGCATGAAGCAGCGCCTCTGCCTGGCAAGGAGCCTGATCCATGACCCGAAAGTGCTGATACTGGATGAACCGGCTTCAGGTCTCGACCCGCGGGCACGTGTGGAGATGAGGGATATCCTCCGTTCGCTGAGAGCAATGGGAAAAACGATCTTGATCTCGTCCCATATTCTGCCGGAGCTCGCAGAAATGTGCGATGAAATCGGTGTGATCGATGGCGGCAGACTGATCGCGCACGGTTCGGTCCCGGACATACAGGCGCAGCTGAAGGGCGAGAAGACGGTCACTGTCCGTTTCATCGGCAGTGCAGCAGCTGTGGTCTCCGTATTCGAAGAGGATCCGGCTGTCTCCCATATCCGCCAGGAAGCGGGGGAAGGGATGCTGTCGTTTACATTCAAAGGGAATGATGAAGAACAGGTCCGGCTTCTGAAGAATACTGTGCAGTCCGGCGTGCAGATCGTCTCCTTCTCCGAGGACTCTGCGGATCTGGAAGATGTCTTCATGCAGATCACGAAAGGGGAGGATCCGATTGAGAGCCCAGTTCAATAA
- a CDS encoding LysR family transcriptional regulator, translating into MNTTEIIKVLAEEGNMRKAADRLFISQPALSQRLQSIEKEWGAKLFVRSQKGLVPTAAGELVIEYAKETVHRKEETIERIASLADRVHGTLNIACASIVGQTWLPEVLKDFVKRYPDAKISLMTGWTSEILRALYEGEAHIGIVRGEVDWNSRRTYLFRDQLYLVDQELTSIEQLKDTKRPYIQFKSDSNYYMEIQQWWQRHFSKNPGRQLTVDQMETCRQLALNGIGYAILPSITLRGDEPVNKIPLLNSEAEFELTRDTYLIGYESIFDLKQVAAFAEVIEEHAKLLRESSGLLE; encoded by the coding sequence ATGAATACGACTGAGATTATTAAAGTGCTGGCGGAAGAAGGGAACATGCGGAAAGCGGCAGACCGGCTGTTCATCTCCCAGCCGGCGCTGTCACAGCGGCTGCAGTCAATTGAAAAGGAATGGGGAGCGAAACTTTTTGTGCGTTCCCAGAAAGGGCTTGTCCCGACAGCAGCGGGAGAGCTGGTTATCGAGTACGCTAAAGAGACGGTGCACCGGAAGGAGGAGACGATCGAGCGGATCGCCTCCCTTGCGGATCGGGTGCACGGTACACTCAATATCGCCTGTGCATCGATTGTCGGTCAGACATGGCTGCCTGAAGTGCTGAAGGACTTCGTCAAAAGGTATCCGGACGCTAAAATCTCCCTGATGACGGGCTGGACGTCGGAAATCCTTCGGGCGCTCTACGAAGGGGAAGCGCATATCGGCATCGTCCGGGGAGAAGTCGACTGGAACAGCCGGAGGACATATCTCTTCCGTGACCAGCTGTATCTGGTCGATCAGGAGCTGACATCGATCGAGCAGCTGAAAGATACGAAGCGGCCATACATCCAATTCAAAAGCGACTCGAACTACTACATGGAGATCCAGCAATGGTGGCAGCGGCATTTTTCGAAGAATCCAGGCAGGCAGCTGACCGTGGATCAGATGGAGACATGCCGGCAGCTGGCGCTTAACGGAATCGGCTATGCCATTTTGCCCTCCATCACGTTGCGGGGGGACGAACCGGTCAATAAGATTCCGCTGCTGAACAGCGAAGCGGAGTTCGAACTGACGAGGGATACGTATCTGATCGGCTATGAATCGATTTTTGATCTGAAACAGGTAGCAGCATTTGCGGAAGTCATCGAAGAACATGCAAAACTGCTGAGAGAGAGTTCTGGATTGTTGGAATAA
- the cbpB gene encoding cyclic-di-AMP-binding protein CbpB: MVALNNNEFLVMPISDYLISAEKVAHVQVGNNAEHALLVLTKTGYSAIPVLDAKYKLRGLLGIGMITDAILGLERIEYEKLSDLKVDEIMQTELPVIRTADRFQKGLDLLINHTFLCVTEEDGTFAGILTRRVMLKQFKKYVYSAK, encoded by the coding sequence TTGGTTGCTTTGAACAACAACGAATTTCTGGTGATGCCGATTTCTGATTATCTGATCTCTGCAGAGAAAGTGGCGCATGTGCAAGTCGGCAATAATGCCGAACACGCCCTGCTTGTCCTGACCAAGACAGGATACTCGGCCATTCCTGTGCTCGATGCAAAATACAAACTGCGCGGTCTGCTGGGGATCGGTATGATCACCGATGCCATCCTCGGACTCGAACGGATCGAATATGAGAAACTGTCGGATTTGAAAGTCGATGAAATCATGCAGACGGAACTGCCGGTCATCCGGACTGCGGACAGATTCCAAAAAGGTCTGGATCTGCTCATCAACCATACTTTCCTCTGTGTGACGGAAGAAGACGGGACATTTGCCGGAATCCTGACACGGCGGGTTATGCTGAAACAATTCAAGAAGTATGTATATAGCGCAAAATAA